The following proteins are encoded in a genomic region of Saccharopolyspora antimicrobica:
- a CDS encoding N-acetylmuramoyl-L-alanine amidase, with product MTAAATGLLAGAAQPAAGTSPDEPRSTEQQAFESAAAEFGVPAPLLLATSYQLTRWEDHRGEQSKAGGYGPMHLTEVDFEQLRRENPKLRKLADNPTLHTLTEAAELVDLPPEQVKRDPAQNIRAGAALLAERAKQLGDGQLPNTLGGWYPAVAELSGSPQASGARSFADSVYEVLDSGRSRTTSTGQQVGFAKIPEVTPDRDLTGTNLADVQAARVEPKAECPAELDCKYIPAAYAPTDPEDPTGGYGNYDTANRPKDVRINSIVIHDTETSYQSTISLFQNPAHGSASHYVIRSSDGEVTQMVPTKDMAWHAGSWDRNMRSIGIEHEGWAAEGGTWYTEQMYRSSAQLVKYLADKYDIPLDREHILGHDEVSADKPEQAGGEHYDPGPYWDWAHYMNLLDAPLDGDTGGDDVVTIFPRFDTNRPVVTECPPKEECRELPSQPANFLYLRSAPRDDAPLLSSASVHPDGSPGTTRIEDWSAKATVGRQYAVAERRGDWLALWFDGKKAWLRDPGGVNTAPADDAELVTPVRADVPTYGMALPDADEFPNGLDPLVIKPLPYKLPQGQVYVAGRASRAIYYNVGYDGVNDPNNHKVVLGGETYVPISYNHRWVYVKESDLEEA from the coding sequence GTGACGGCCGCTGCCACCGGTCTGCTGGCCGGTGCCGCCCAGCCCGCCGCAGGCACCTCACCAGACGAACCACGCTCCACCGAGCAGCAGGCCTTCGAATCGGCCGCCGCCGAGTTCGGCGTCCCGGCGCCGCTGCTGCTGGCCACCTCCTACCAGCTCACCAGGTGGGAGGACCACCGCGGCGAGCAGAGCAAGGCAGGCGGCTACGGCCCGATGCACCTCACCGAGGTCGACTTCGAGCAGCTGCGCCGCGAGAACCCCAAGCTGAGGAAGCTCGCCGACAACCCCACCCTGCACACCCTGACCGAGGCCGCCGAACTCGTCGACCTCCCACCGGAGCAGGTCAAGCGCGATCCGGCGCAGAACATCCGGGCCGGTGCCGCGCTGCTGGCCGAACGCGCCAAGCAGCTCGGCGACGGGCAACTGCCCAACACGCTGGGCGGCTGGTACCCGGCGGTCGCGGAACTCAGCGGCAGCCCGCAGGCCAGCGGCGCGCGGTCCTTCGCCGACTCCGTCTACGAGGTGCTCGACAGCGGCCGCAGCCGCACCACCTCGACCGGTCAGCAGGTCGGCTTCGCCAAGATCCCCGAGGTGACGCCGGACCGCGACCTCACCGGCACCAACCTCGCCGACGTCCAGGCCGCCCGGGTCGAGCCGAAGGCGGAGTGCCCGGCCGAGCTGGACTGCAAGTACATCCCGGCCGCCTACGCGCCGACCGACCCGGAGGACCCCACCGGCGGTTACGGCAACTACGACACGGCGAACCGGCCGAAGGACGTCCGGATCAACTCCATCGTCATCCACGACACCGAGACCTCGTACCAGTCGACGATCTCGCTGTTCCAGAACCCGGCGCACGGCTCGGCCTCGCACTACGTGATCCGCTCCTCCGACGGTGAGGTCACGCAGATGGTGCCCACCAAGGACATGGCGTGGCACGCGGGCAGCTGGGACCGCAACATGCGCTCCATCGGCATCGAGCACGAGGGCTGGGCCGCCGAGGGAGGCACCTGGTACACCGAGCAGATGTACCGCTCGTCGGCGCAGCTGGTGAAGTACCTGGCGGACAAGTACGACATCCCGCTGGACCGCGAGCACATCCTCGGCCACGACGAGGTCAGCGCCGACAAGCCGGAGCAGGCAGGCGGCGAGCACTACGACCCGGGCCCGTACTGGGACTGGGCGCACTACATGAACCTGCTCGACGCCCCGCTGGACGGCGACACCGGCGGCGACGACGTGGTGACCATCTTCCCCCGGTTCGACACGAACCGGCCGGTGGTGACCGAGTGCCCGCCGAAGGAGGAGTGCCGCGAACTGCCCTCGCAGCCGGCGAACTTCCTCTACCTGCGCAGCGCCCCGCGCGACGACGCCCCGCTGCTCAGCTCGGCCTCGGTGCACCCGGACGGCTCGCCCGGCACCACCAGGATCGAGGACTGGTCGGCCAAGGCCACCGTCGGCCGCCAGTACGCGGTCGCGGAGCGCCGCGGCGACTGGCTGGCGCTGTGGTTCGACGGCAAGAAGGCCTGGCTGCGCGACCCGGGCGGCGTGAACACCGCCCCGGCCGACGACGCCGAGCTGGTGACCCCGGTGCGCGCCGACGTCCCGACCTACGGCATGGCCCTGCCGGACGCCGACGAGTTCCCGAACGGGCTCGACCCGCTGGTGATCAAACCGCTGCCGTACAAGCTCCCCCAGGGCCAGGTGTACGTCGCGGGCCGCGCGAGCCGGGCGATCTACTACAACGTCGGCTACGACGGCGTGAACGACCCGAACAACCACAAGGTGGTCCTAGGGGGCGAGACGTACGTCCCGATCTCCTACAACCACCGCTGGGTCTACGTGAAGGAATCCGACCTCGAAGAGGCCTGA
- a CDS encoding flavoprotein, with amino-acid sequence MRTLGVIGCGAGGVEGLRGELVEPAIDRGWQVAVTLTPTAGEWLRAIGEVERISQVTGLPCRVEARLPGEGRPHPDIDCYVACPATANTVVKLALGIADNQALTTLGEAIGTPEVPVVVFPKINATQVRHPAWQSHVDTLRAAGVHLLLDDQFAAHGPRSGNAPGIPWSEVLDTVERMTA; translated from the coding sequence GTGCGGACTCTCGGGGTGATCGGTTGCGGGGCTGGCGGGGTTGAGGGACTTCGGGGTGAGCTCGTCGAGCCCGCCATCGACCGGGGCTGGCAGGTCGCCGTCACCTTGACGCCGACCGCGGGTGAGTGGCTTCGGGCCATCGGTGAGGTGGAGCGTATTTCGCAGGTCACCGGGCTGCCTTGCCGGGTCGAGGCGCGGTTGCCCGGGGAAGGGCGGCCGCATCCGGACATCGACTGCTACGTCGCCTGCCCCGCCACCGCCAACACCGTCGTCAAGCTCGCGCTGGGGATCGCCGACAACCAGGCGCTGACCACGCTCGGCGAGGCCATCGGAACTCCGGAGGTGCCGGTGGTGGTGTTCCCGAAGATCAACGCCACGCAGGTCCGGCACCCGGCCTGGCAGTCCCATGTGGACACGCTGCGGGCCGCCGGAGTGCACCTCCTGCTCGACGACCAGTTCGCCGCGCACGGCCCGCGCAGCGGGAACGCGCCCGGGATCCCCTGGTCGGAGGTTCTCGACACCGTCGAGCGCATGACCGCCTAG
- a CDS encoding TetR family transcriptional regulator, producing the protein MSLTERRKAATQLEIARAAAALFAEHGSDGTTAESIAERAGVSLRTFYRYFRTKQDAVAPLLNFGARRWQDLLAETPDDVPLPEALERAAQRAMTVREADEAGSLEWTRGLLRAAVDDPALRTVWATVNQDSEQQLLPLLAQRIGAEPTDLRVRLTAAAATTAIRVAVETWAAAETESPPVADLAAHCMRNLTAGLA; encoded by the coding sequence GTGAGCCTCACCGAACGCCGCAAGGCGGCCACCCAGCTGGAGATCGCCCGCGCGGCCGCCGCGCTGTTCGCCGAGCACGGCTCCGACGGCACGACGGCCGAGTCGATCGCGGAGCGGGCGGGCGTGAGCCTCCGCACCTTCTACCGCTACTTCCGCACCAAGCAGGACGCCGTCGCGCCCCTGCTGAACTTCGGAGCCCGCCGCTGGCAGGACCTGCTGGCCGAGACGCCCGACGACGTCCCGCTGCCGGAAGCCCTGGAACGAGCGGCGCAACGCGCGATGACCGTCCGCGAAGCGGACGAGGCCGGCTCCCTCGAATGGACCCGCGGCCTCCTCCGCGCGGCGGTCGACGACCCGGCCCTGCGCACGGTGTGGGCAACGGTGAACCAGGACTCGGAGCAACAGCTCCTGCCGCTCCTCGCCCAGCGCATCGGCGCGGAACCGACCGACCTCCGAGTCCGCCTGACAGCGGCGGCGGCCACCACGGCGATCCGCGTGGCGGTCGAGACCTGGGCGGCGGCGGAAACCGAATCGCCGCCGGTCGCGGACCTCGCCGCCCACTGCATGCGAAACCTCACCGCCGGGCTCGCGTGA
- a CDS encoding SDR family NAD(P)-dependent oxidoreductase, translating to MERFADRRVLITGAGSGIGQATVQRILAEGGRVAALDRSEEGLAATEAAAADNAERLTTMTVDIADEAAVRAGVAGAVAELGGLDVLVNAAGVLRSAHTHETTLEFWNSILQINLTGTFLVTREALPALLESGRGVVVNFSSTSASFAHPYMAAYAASKGGIQSFTHVLASEYASQGLRAVALAPGSISSGMTTGRGPGLPEDADMSLFTKLYPVVMKGMAPPETVAGLVAALASDDGAFVTGTELRVDGGTHM from the coding sequence ATGGAACGCTTCGCGGACCGCCGGGTGCTGATCACGGGCGCTGGCTCCGGGATCGGGCAGGCCACGGTGCAGCGGATCCTCGCCGAAGGCGGGCGGGTCGCCGCGCTGGACCGCAGCGAGGAAGGGCTGGCGGCGACCGAGGCCGCGGCGGCGGACAACGCCGAGCGCCTGACCACGATGACCGTCGACATCGCCGACGAGGCCGCCGTGCGCGCGGGCGTGGCCGGCGCGGTGGCCGAGCTCGGCGGGCTCGACGTGCTGGTGAACGCGGCGGGCGTCCTGCGCTCGGCGCACACCCACGAGACCACGCTGGAGTTCTGGAACTCGATCCTGCAGATCAACCTGACCGGCACGTTCCTGGTGACCAGGGAAGCGCTGCCCGCGCTGCTGGAGTCCGGCCGCGGCGTGGTGGTCAACTTCAGCTCGACCTCGGCGAGCTTCGCGCACCCCTACATGGCCGCCTACGCCGCCTCCAAGGGCGGGATCCAGTCGTTCACCCACGTGCTGGCCAGCGAATACGCCTCGCAGGGCCTCCGCGCGGTCGCGCTGGCGCCCGGCTCGATCAGCAGCGGCATGACCACCGGCCGCGGTCCCGGCCTGCCCGAGGACGCGGACATGAGCCTGTTCACCAAGCTCTACCCGGTGGTCATGAAGGGCATGGCCCCGCCGGAGACGGTCGCGGGCCTGGTGGCGGCGCTGGCCTCCGACGACGGAGCCTTCGTCACCGGCACCGAGCTCCGCGTCGACGGCGGAACCCACATGTGA